AGAAATAATTATATATTAGATAAATCGAATACTAATTTGGCAGACTTCATTATACCATCAACAGCTCCCGGATATCCTGCTCGGATAAGGTGGTCGATCCTCGATCTCCGGGTTCAATGACTTCGGCAATCAAATCTTTTTTGCGCTGCTGCAGCTCCAAAATCTTCTCCTCAATCGTACCTTCCGTAACGAGGCGGATAACCTGTACGACTTGTTTCTGCCCCATACGATGGGCACGTCCGATGGCCTGTTCTTCCACGGCGGGATTCCACCAAAGATCATATAAAATAACAGTATCTGCACCTGTTAAGTTCAATCCGGTACCGCCAGCCTTCAAGGAGATCAGGAACAGCTCAGCTTCACCCTCGTTGAATCTGCGACACATCTCTACCCGACTCTGTGCAGGTGTCTGACCATCCAGGTAGAACAAATCTCTCCCCTGTGCAGCGAGCGTCTGTCGAATCAGATTCAGCATGCTAGCGAACTGGGAGAAGATGAGAATGCGTTTCCCAGCAGCGAGACAATCCTGGACCGTCTCCAGCAGCTGCTCCATTTTCCCGGAATCCCCTTGATAACCCTCCACAAAGAGAGCGGGATGACAGCACAACTGGCGCAGGCGTGTAATACCAGCCAGTATTTTAATCCGGTTCTTCTGAAAGCCGTTCTCTTCCATATCCTTGGATGTCTCATCCTGAAGCTGAGACAGGTACGCGGCATACAGTTTCTTCTGTTCGTCCTTCAGCTCGGAGCGCTGAACCGTTTCAATACGATCCGGCAATTCCTCCAGCACATCTTTCTTCAGACGGCGAAGAATAAACGGACGGACCATTCGCGCGATTCGTTCAGGAGGCAGGTCCCGGAATCTGCGATAGCTTGGAAATAGGCCCGGGAAAACCGCTTCAAAGATCGACCATAGCTCATCCAATGAGTTCTCCACGGGTGTTCCTGTAAGAGCGAAGCGACGTGGTGCCTCAATCTGTTTAACCGCTTGGGCTGTCTGGGAAGAAGAGTTCTTGATAGACTGGGCTTCATCCAAAATAAGCGTATGAAACGTTCTCCCGAGATATGTGTCCAGATCGCGGCGCAATAGCGGGTAGGACGTCACAATAACATCTGCGTCATCCATGCCTGCGAGCATACTGGCTCGTTCGTCTTTCTGCCCAGCCGCAATCAGAACTCGCAAATGCGGCGCAAATCGGGCAAATTCATTCGCCCAGTTGTACGTTAACGAAGCTGGTGCAACGACGAGTACCGGGGGATGAGTAGCTTGTTGGTCCAACAGTCCGGCCTGTACTTCATCTGGGATGTTATTCCCGAAAGTTCCCTCATTGACAGTGTAATCAACATCACCTGGATTACTTATGTGCTGTTTCAGCTTTTCTTTCAGTTCAGCCGCGATATAGGCGATACTTTGCAGCGTTTTACCAAGTCCCATATCATCCGCCAGGATACCGCCAAATCGGTAAAATGCGAGTGTACGCAGCCACTGATATCCACTGGCCTGATAATCACGCAACACGGGAGCAAGGGCATCCGGCAATGCAAAATCCATCCGCTCGGGATCACGAAGGTCATCCAGGAAACGTTTCAGGGAACCGCCCCACTTCACATGTCCGGAAACCTCGTCCCGGCCCGGAAGCTGTAACGCCCGAACTGCCGGCATCCGTATATGACTGCCATTGATATCGCCCGACGCCAGTCCAAGGGAATCCGCCATGTGTGCAAAGCTGTCCGCTCCGTCATTTTCGAGAGAAACAAACACACCGCTGCGCAAGCGGAAATACGGTTTCTTTTCCACAATGCTGCGCATAATTTCCTGAAGCTCCAGCTCATCTACACCTTCCATCTCGAATGAGATCTCCAGCCAATCCAAGCCTTTGCCCAGATCTGCCCGAACTTTCGGCGGTGTCGGATAGGATTGCATCATGGCCTTCACCGCATTCGGGATATAGACATCTACCTGCTTCTCAAGCTCCGGCAGCAAATGATACATCACATCGTATACCGCATCTTCTCGTTCACTTGCCCATACACTGCCATCCCGTTCCAGGAAAGAGCGATCTAGTCGGTCGATTAGGTTACGCTCCGCATGACGGTCTCGTAGCAAAATCACCTTTTTCTCTTCCTCATCGATCAAATATTCGGCCAGCGGATTAATCACCATTACACCGTAATCAAACTCCAGACGCGCAGTAATCCGTTCCCGGTAGAAATCAATATAC
This window of the Paenibacillus marchantiae genome carries:
- a CDS encoding DEAD/DEAH box helicase; its protein translation is MAPFTMMDIKLLCGVTAFKRGEAYNQSGRVTNLVASQDERHYEAVVRGTERYKVTVDLDDAGEVVAGCSCPGDGRYYDYCKHVAAVLLAIHEWGEQRDTGSQTSSKLVSKPDRGSSSRVGTLVEENEWERPNSISNTDSVMNVGSHSTSSAQAFAAEPLSSESKLDDYSDMDRPSVHFAQAGRPSSAPGWGRSADKPSYRTADQILSMFAKERSPLQSNDRKYTAPVTRSSLREELQLQFICKLVQVHKGGAKLALELKVGNKRLYVVQKVKQFLNCIENGEPMSFTKLFFYDPSMHYFRPQDQATLSMLIRMMQSEETYRESISGYLGASDGRDILIAPLVWKPLLDLLLQADSRMEGTGLANGPLTLGEGALPLFYRIAQGTNEGYQLEISGLRELILLPAYDAAVVEGQLHMLEPMQMRSLEDLSRALTSYGIKESIDISAQQVDEFVQHVVPELRTLGHLSIDSQVRERIAEPELAPKLYIDFYRERITARLEFDYGVMVINPLAEYLIDEEEKKVILLRDRHAERNLIDRLDRSFLERDGSVWASEREDAVYDVMYHLLPELEKQVDVYIPNAVKAMMQSYPTPPKVRADLGKGLDWLEISFEMEGVDELELQEIMRSIVEKKPYFRLRSGVFVSLENDGADSFAHMADSLGLASGDINGSHIRMPAVRALQLPGRDEVSGHVKWGGSLKRFLDDLRDPERMDFALPDALAPVLRDYQASGYQWLRTLAFYRFGGILADDMGLGKTLQSIAYIAAELKEKLKQHISNPGDVDYTVNEGTFGNNIPDEVQAGLLDQQATHPPVLVVAPASLTYNWANEFARFAPHLRVLIAAGQKDERASMLAGMDDADVIVTSYPLLRRDLDTYLGRTFHTLILDEAQSIKNSSSQTAQAVKQIEAPRRFALTGTPVENSLDELWSIFEAVFPGLFPSYRRFRDLPPERIARMVRPFILRRLKKDVLEELPDRIETVQRSELKDEQKKLYAAYLSQLQDETSKDMEENGFQKNRIKILAGITRLRQLCCHPALFVEGYQGDSGKMEQLLETVQDCLAAGKRILIFSQFASMLNLIRQTLAAQGRDLFYLDGQTPAQSRVEMCRRFNEGEAELFLISLKAGGTGLNLTGADTVILYDLWWNPAVEEQAIGRAHRMGQKQVVQVIRLVTEGTIEEKILELQQRKKDLIAEVIEPGDRGSTTLSEQDIRELLMV